One window from the genome of Bdellovibrio sp. NC01 encodes:
- a CDS encoding ABC transporter permease: MTASSLYAQDFGNLQIAMASVLILIAISISKFLKFDLEKDFFIAGLRTTIQLIAVGFVLRWILKGESALLNVLVLLFMTLVAAQAVVSRLKHKSLKMYGVAFVALLGSAWPLGYLSLEVFFHQIALQQASFFVPYMGVLMGNALSAISLALVNLERVRAENILEIETFKSLGANHFEAAHRVYRDLLRTSLTPTINGMTIVGLVSLPGVMAGQLIGGVDPLTAARFQILVMFLILLTSMVGTLIALFMNHYFFMPKWLTAHVPTWSFLQPPQEKLILSGPSGSGKSRLLKSMTGLDLSEIREEQKNKTNIMFQDSSEVIHYIHQKAHFIPGTVEENLRYPYSFHSHKNQAFDLEKAKHLLREFGLNDSILAKNATTLSGGEAQLVHLVRSLQLNPQILFLDEPSSSLDPERTRLLEAYLNNWIRENNHRLVMITHNQEQLRRFGSRVALLKPEGLAYE; the protein is encoded by the coding sequence ATGACGGCGAGTTCTCTTTACGCTCAGGATTTTGGCAATTTACAAATCGCAATGGCGTCAGTTTTAATTCTGATTGCGATTTCTATTTCTAAATTTCTAAAGTTCGATCTTGAAAAAGATTTTTTTATTGCGGGACTGCGCACGACGATTCAATTAATTGCCGTTGGCTTTGTCTTACGATGGATTTTAAAAGGCGAATCTGCGCTGCTCAATGTTTTAGTGCTGCTATTTATGACTTTGGTTGCAGCGCAAGCGGTGGTGTCGCGCCTTAAACACAAATCGCTTAAAATGTACGGTGTCGCGTTCGTGGCACTTCTTGGAAGTGCGTGGCCGCTTGGGTATTTAAGCCTTGAAGTCTTCTTTCATCAAATCGCCTTACAGCAAGCTTCATTCTTCGTGCCCTATATGGGTGTCTTGATGGGGAATGCGCTTTCGGCGATTTCCTTGGCACTCGTCAATTTAGAACGTGTGCGCGCAGAAAATATTCTTGAAATTGAAACTTTTAAATCACTTGGTGCAAATCACTTTGAAGCCGCTCACCGTGTTTATCGTGACCTGCTGCGCACTTCGCTAACACCCACTATTAACGGTATGACGATTGTCGGCTTAGTCAGCCTTCCCGGTGTTATGGCGGGTCAGCTTATCGGTGGCGTGGATCCACTCACAGCGGCGCGTTTTCAGATTCTAGTGATGTTCTTGATCCTACTGACTTCAATGGTCGGCACTTTGATTGCGCTTTTCATGAATCACTATTTCTTTATGCCGAAGTGGCTAACTGCACACGTTCCGACGTGGTCGTTCCTGCAACCACCTCAAGAGAAATTAATTTTAAGCGGACCTTCTGGTTCAGGAAAAAGTCGTTTATTGAAATCCATGACAGGCCTTGATCTTTCAGAGATTCGCGAAGAACAGAAAAACAAAACAAACATTATGTTTCAAGATTCTTCAGAAGTGATTCACTACATCCATCAAAAGGCGCACTTCATTCCGGGAACTGTCGAAGAAAATCTTCGTTATCCTTATTCATTTCATTCTCATAAAAACCAGGCTTTTGATTTAGAAAAGGCCAAACATCTTTTGCGCGAATTTGGTCTTAACGATTCGATCTTAGCAAAAAATGCTACGACGCTTTCAGGTGGCGAAGCTCAACTTGTGCATTTGGTGCGTAGTCTTCAGTTGAATCCTCAAATTCTATTTCTGGATGAACCAAGTTCTTCCCTTGATCCAGAGCGTACGCGCTTATTAGAAGCGTATCTGAACAATTGGATTCGTGAGAACAATCACAGACTGGTTATGATTACTCATAACCAAGAGCAACTTCGCCGCTTTGGTTCGCGCGTGGCCTTGCTGAAACCGGAAGGTCTTGCTTATGAATAG
- a CDS encoding UDP-N-acetylmuramoyl-tripeptide--D-alanyl-D-alanine ligase: protein MMNPPFAIIQTDVSKIQAGDWFLPMTIKEVNQHSLIAEAVKKGAIGFTYQENEKIASFDVPHFSVPDLRKYLFNLAIQHRPSLQAQVAVITGSNGKTSVKELLGAILQASHPQTSFISPANLNTKIALANQILRLPNTCAIAGFEMGARRVGDFAIPLSYLQPSVVALLNIGTAHVGEFGSKEKLAQEKMSGLDAASARTLIVPYEDAMILEKARSTGKRVITFGYVTESEIQILPSRSASEVILKIAGQVRTLHCPFSASAKELNVAAAVGIAVALDIPVAKIHEGLASFKGVARRFQAFDWNGTYAIDDAFNASPESMLLGLQEFAKLAQGKRTLLVLGSMLELGLSCEEEHIKIGREITSLFHGSPVRVATVGTEAQAIVQGLNSSFQTFKFADAQEARSTLKEMQSHFDMAFFKGSKSIQLHKIFQED, encoded by the coding sequence ATGATGAATCCTCCGTTTGCAATCATTCAGACTGATGTCTCGAAGATCCAAGCCGGGGATTGGTTTTTGCCAATGACGATCAAAGAAGTGAATCAACACTCTTTGATCGCAGAGGCCGTTAAAAAAGGCGCGATCGGTTTTACTTATCAAGAAAATGAAAAGATCGCGTCCTTCGATGTTCCGCATTTTTCAGTTCCTGATCTGCGTAAATATCTTTTTAACCTCGCCATTCAACATCGTCCCTCACTCCAAGCACAAGTTGCCGTTATTACTGGCAGCAATGGCAAAACCAGCGTTAAAGAACTTCTGGGCGCAATTCTTCAGGCATCACATCCGCAGACTTCATTTATCAGTCCTGCTAACTTGAATACGAAAATTGCGTTGGCGAATCAGATTTTACGTCTGCCAAACACATGCGCGATTGCGGGATTTGAAATGGGCGCTCGTCGTGTTGGTGATTTCGCGATCCCTTTAAGTTATCTGCAACCTTCTGTGGTGGCATTGCTAAACATCGGCACAGCCCATGTCGGCGAATTTGGTTCTAAAGAAAAATTAGCACAAGAAAAAATGTCGGGTCTTGATGCCGCTTCGGCACGCACGCTTATTGTTCCTTATGAAGATGCGATGATTTTAGAAAAAGCGCGTTCCACAGGGAAACGTGTCATCACATTCGGTTATGTTACAGAAAGTGAAATTCAAATTTTACCTTCCCGTTCCGCTTCAGAAGTTATTTTGAAAATTGCAGGACAAGTTCGCACACTTCACTGCCCGTTTTCAGCTTCCGCGAAAGAACTGAATGTGGCAGCCGCTGTTGGTATTGCTGTCGCTTTGGATATCCCTGTTGCAAAAATTCACGAAGGTTTAGCTTCGTTTAAAGGTGTCGCTCGTCGTTTTCAGGCTTTTGATTGGAACGGCACTTACGCAATTGATGATGCATTCAATGCGAGTCCTGAAAGTATGCTCTTAGGTTTGCAGGAATTCGCAAAGCTCGCTCAAGGCAAAAGGACTTTATTGGTTCTAGGTTCAATGCTTGAGCTAGGCTTATCCTGCGAAGAAGAACACATTAAGATTGGCCGCGAGATTACGTCGTTGTTTCATGGGTCCCCTGTGAGGGTTGCAACCGTGGGTACGGAGGCTCAAGCCATTGTCCAGGGTTTGAATTCTTCATTTCAAACTTTCAAATTTGCTGATGCTCAGGAAGCTCGTTCAACTTTAAAGGAAATGCAGTCACACTTTGACATGGCCTTCTTTAAGGGTTCTAAATCAATTCAACTGCATAAGATCTTTCAGGAGGACTGA
- a CDS encoding FUSC family protein, with protein sequence MARSTGIWSQLITFEPNKMEPWVAFRAALGMALAVGIGFMMNSPAVGLSIAIGALNVCYSDKSDAYIDRAKRMIAASVLSAVFVFLAAWSANEPVLVFVLLTCIAFFSGMLVVLDTVIADLSVICLATFLIFSAQALDAGSALHLSLFAFIGGLLQAVIGIGLWPWRRYRPARRALSAFFQDIARLTSTSGTAEQAPQATHLSIEAQNALKDLAGDSRADARRYRSLLAQAERLRLTILSLLRLRKRLSREIDQHFSVSLLDDILKSTAKVLDSVGEVIQTSQSIGVAPPIIVQIENQITQIKNQRSENESAFLNAVLNDLTYQMDMLAGQLRAVADLSLRTTAVGIQKAEQIEASKPIKMRFRGSLATLRANLTFKSPGFRHAVRLSLCIAIGEILSKSLNLHRAYWVPMTIAIVLKPDYAATFNRGMLRVLGTLAGLVIATVLFHIFPETQTAEFILIVLFTFLMRWVGSANYGIFAMCVGALVVVLIALTGVSPKEVIWARGLNTFMGGAIALIVYLLWPTSEKLQLSEVIARMLETYLEYFKAVVAVIKGHSGYSDQDMDRIRQTSRVARTSFQAASGRYTLERGANFEDLKVISAITVASNRFAHSMMSMEAGSSQRLSDNQKEAFKEFAAQIEKTVTLLVECLRGKDIPQNEFPDVRQAYVKLVESREKEGEQFSVIFEEADRMANSLITLTEHVRKRLVENKINNRKEVPV encoded by the coding sequence ATGGCACGAAGTACTGGAATCTGGTCGCAATTAATCACTTTTGAACCTAATAAAATGGAGCCGTGGGTCGCATTTAGAGCGGCACTCGGAATGGCTCTTGCTGTCGGTATTGGGTTCATGATGAACTCGCCCGCCGTTGGTCTTTCTATTGCCATCGGTGCGTTGAACGTTTGCTATTCTGATAAATCAGACGCGTACATTGACCGCGCAAAAAGAATGATCGCAGCATCAGTGCTGTCGGCAGTATTCGTGTTTCTGGCAGCGTGGTCGGCTAATGAGCCTGTTTTGGTTTTTGTGTTATTAACGTGCATTGCATTTTTCTCTGGCATGTTGGTGGTGCTTGATACGGTGATTGCTGATCTAAGTGTGATCTGTCTTGCGACGTTTTTGATTTTTTCGGCGCAAGCTTTGGATGCTGGTTCCGCTTTGCATTTAAGTTTGTTTGCGTTCATCGGTGGCTTGCTGCAAGCGGTGATCGGCATCGGTCTTTGGCCATGGAGACGTTATCGCCCGGCACGTCGGGCTTTAAGCGCATTCTTTCAAGACATCGCACGACTGACTTCAACTTCCGGAACGGCAGAGCAGGCCCCGCAGGCAACGCATTTGAGTATCGAAGCACAGAATGCTTTAAAAGATCTTGCTGGCGATTCAAGGGCAGATGCACGACGATATCGATCTTTATTGGCGCAAGCAGAACGTTTGCGTTTGACGATCCTATCTTTGTTAAGACTGCGCAAACGTTTAAGTCGTGAAATTGATCAACATTTTAGTGTCAGTCTATTAGACGATATTCTGAAATCAACCGCGAAAGTTTTAGATTCCGTCGGAGAAGTCATTCAGACGTCGCAATCTATTGGCGTGGCACCCCCAATAATCGTACAAATTGAAAACCAAATTACGCAGATTAAAAATCAACGCTCTGAAAATGAGTCGGCATTTCTAAATGCTGTCTTAAATGATCTAACCTATCAGATGGATATGTTAGCAGGACAGCTTCGTGCGGTAGCAGATCTTTCACTGCGCACAACGGCAGTGGGTATTCAGAAAGCAGAGCAGATCGAAGCTTCAAAACCCATCAAGATGCGTTTTCGCGGAAGTCTTGCGACACTGCGTGCGAATCTAACTTTTAAATCTCCTGGTTTCCGTCATGCTGTGCGCTTGTCTTTGTGTATTGCGATTGGCGAGATTCTTTCTAAGTCTTTAAATCTGCATCGCGCGTATTGGGTGCCAATGACAATCGCGATTGTGTTGAAGCCTGATTACGCGGCAACATTTAATCGCGGTATGCTGCGGGTGTTGGGAACTTTAGCTGGACTGGTGATTGCTACTGTCTTGTTTCATATTTTCCCAGAAACACAAACGGCGGAATTTATTCTTATCGTCTTATTTACTTTCCTAATGCGGTGGGTGGGATCAGCGAACTATGGCATCTTTGCGATGTGTGTGGGGGCTTTGGTTGTGGTGTTGATCGCTCTTACGGGTGTTTCCCCTAAAGAAGTGATCTGGGCCCGTGGACTCAATACGTTCATGGGTGGTGCGATCGCATTGATTGTTTATTTGTTATGGCCCACTTCAGAAAAGTTGCAACTTAGCGAAGTCATAGCACGTATGCTTGAAACGTATCTTGAATATTTCAAAGCGGTAGTTGCCGTGATCAAGGGTCACTCGGGTTATTCCGATCAAGATATGGATCGCATTCGTCAGACCTCGCGTGTGGCGCGCACAAGCTTTCAAGCTGCCTCAGGTCGTTATACGCTCGAGCGCGGGGCTAATTTTGAAGATCTTAAAGTGATCAGTGCGATTACGGTAGCTTCGAATCGTTTTGCGCACTCGATGATGTCGATGGAGGCGGGTTCTTCGCAAAGACTTTCTGACAATCAGAAAGAAGCCTTTAAGGAATTTGCGGCACAAATCGAAAAAACAGTGACGTTGTTAGTTGAATGTCTGCGTGGCAAAGATATTCCGCAGAATGAATTTCCGGATGTTCGCCAAGCTTATGTGAAACTTGTCGAGTCGCGCGAAAAAGAAGGTGAGCAATTCAGCGTTATCTTTGAAGAGGCCGATCGCATGGCTAACAGCCTTATCACATTGACCGAACACGTTCGTAAACGTTTGGTCGAAAACAAAATCAATAATCGTAAAGAAGTGCCGGTCTAA
- a CDS encoding glutamate-cysteine ligase family protein has product MKFSQFSTEEKKNFAKGFRFGLESEYLVVKKDDFTPLWHHDLTFETLNAIFESVSLEGIPSCDGLDLEPPQTKLMPFVVEGYHLPDMDFAAKEILPKGVEIRTPVCDSLEHVLEVHKTLYSRLRAKMNENNYDLVCLSHHPIHSKFSGPQNKRRHDYWQWSMEVMTTFGPDINVSLPENLAALVNDDELEAKINYYGPALSALSTASPFVDGSLWPLREGFGKSFRMHKRSYIAPPIEFHPTEKNRYEFKVFDMPNSIEEIEAQFLSFLALVLDESLMGRASKQTRIYDLGQVARHGLQAEDMSARATELLEKAPAVLKEWGFDAKALEVFKKRVISGKTPADDMIEMFQKTQSLKEVLKARSHFKV; this is encoded by the coding sequence ATGAAATTTTCGCAGTTTTCCACAGAGGAAAAAAAGAATTTCGCAAAAGGTTTCCGTTTCGGTCTTGAGTCCGAATACCTTGTCGTTAAAAAAGACGACTTCACTCCACTATGGCATCATGATTTGACATTCGAAACGCTGAACGCGATTTTCGAAAGCGTTTCTTTGGAAGGCATTCCTTCTTGCGACGGTTTGGATCTTGAGCCTCCACAAACGAAACTCATGCCTTTCGTTGTTGAAGGTTACCACTTGCCTGACATGGATTTCGCCGCAAAAGAAATTTTACCTAAAGGTGTAGAAATCAGAACGCCTGTTTGCGACAGCCTTGAGCACGTATTAGAAGTTCACAAAACTTTGTATTCACGCCTGCGCGCTAAAATGAACGAGAACAACTACGATCTTGTATGCTTGTCTCATCACCCGATTCATTCAAAATTCTCGGGACCACAAAACAAACGCCGTCACGACTATTGGCAATGGTCTATGGAAGTGATGACAACGTTTGGTCCAGACATCAACGTCAGCCTTCCAGAAAATCTAGCAGCTCTGGTTAACGACGATGAGCTTGAAGCAAAAATCAACTATTACGGTCCAGCATTGTCTGCACTCAGCACGGCATCTCCGTTTGTTGATGGCAGCTTGTGGCCTCTTCGTGAAGGTTTCGGCAAAAGCTTCCGTATGCACAAACGCTCTTACATCGCGCCTCCGATTGAATTCCATCCAACGGAAAAAAACCGTTACGAATTCAAAGTCTTTGATATGCCAAACTCAATCGAAGAAATTGAAGCGCAATTCCTTTCATTCTTAGCTCTTGTGCTTGATGAAAGCTTGATGGGCCGAGCTTCTAAGCAAACTCGCATCTATGACTTGGGCCAAGTGGCTCGTCATGGCTTGCAAGCTGAAGACATGTCTGCTCGCGCGACAGAACTTCTTGAAAAAGCGCCTGCGGTTTTGAAAGAGTGGGGCTTTGATGCAAAAGCGTTGGAAGTATTTAAAAAACGTGTGATCTCTGGAAAAACTCCAGCCGACGATATGATTGAGATGTTCCAAAAGACGCAATCTTTGAAAGAAGTGTTGAAAGCACGCAGTCACTTCAAGGTTTAA
- a CDS encoding bis(5'-nucleosyl)-tetraphosphatase, which translates to MKSNVLSAGVIPFLNEKPLRFLLLRSYNYWDFPKGEVEEGEDPFLAAQRELKEETGLEPYKFPFKKEFIETEPYGKGKVARYYIAEMNTDKVVLGINEELGRPEHQQYKWMTYEEALEVTVPRLQRVLKWVNAKLS; encoded by the coding sequence ATGAAGAGTAATGTGTTATCAGCAGGGGTGATTCCTTTTTTAAATGAAAAGCCCCTGCGTTTTTTATTGCTTCGCAGTTACAACTATTGGGATTTTCCAAAAGGCGAAGTAGAAGAAGGTGAAGATCCATTTCTGGCCGCGCAACGCGAGCTTAAAGAGGAAACCGGTCTTGAACCGTATAAATTTCCATTCAAAAAAGAATTCATCGAAACGGAGCCCTATGGCAAAGGCAAGGTCGCGCGTTATTACATCGCAGAGATGAATACTGACAAGGTCGTGCTTGGCATCAATGAAGAATTGGGGCGTCCCGAGCATCAGCAATACAAATGGATGACTTATGAAGAGGCGCTCGAGGTGACAGTGCCGCGGTTACAACGAGTATTGAAGTGGGTGAATGCGAAACTATCTTAG
- a CDS encoding ribonuclease H produces the protein MKVLKAGSMLLPFLKSFFNRISAFFASQDAIEIYTDGSEKNGRGSWAYVIVKNGQVVHEASGKERKVTSTQMEMRAAIEALQSLSEPTSLKLFSDSRILIDTMTLWRNDWKQNSWLKPSGVAIPNIGLIQSLDCLDEKHRIEWAWVKAHAGISFNERCDELCRIARESLG, from the coding sequence ATGAAAGTCTTAAAGGCAGGATCTATGCTTTTACCTTTCCTAAAATCTTTTTTTAATCGCATTTCAGCATTCTTCGCTTCACAAGACGCGATAGAAATCTATACCGACGGCAGCGAAAAAAATGGGCGCGGTTCGTGGGCTTATGTGATCGTGAAGAACGGACAGGTGGTTCATGAAGCCAGTGGTAAAGAGCGCAAGGTGACCAGTACTCAAATGGAGATGCGTGCTGCGATCGAAGCTTTGCAGTCTTTATCAGAACCCACTTCTTTGAAGCTTTTTTCTGACTCGCGTATTTTAATTGATACGATGACTTTGTGGCGTAACGACTGGAAACAAAATTCGTGGCTCAAGCCTTCAGGTGTGGCTATTCCCAATATTGGCTTGATTCAAAGTCTTGATTGTTTGGATGAAAAGCATCGCATCGAATGGGCCTGGGTGAAAGCGCACGCGGGAATTTCGTTTAATGAACGCTGTGATGAATTGTGCCGAATCGCAAGAGAATCTCTGGGATAA
- a CDS encoding SDR family oxidoreductase, with product MKTLAKRFLMGVGLGFLGSMIYTKFKESRRYIDFEGNVVVITGGSRGLGLLLAKEFAQDGASIALLARDSEELLRAKNILQFECPDTLVHTYACDCTINSQVVDTVSHILHDFGSIDILINNAGVISSMPIENATAKDFEESIDTHFWGPFHMVEACLPHMTAGSRIVNISSIGGLIPVPHLAAYCTGKFALTGYSQSLRAELMKDGIYVTTVCPNLMRTGSIDHAKFKGQATKEYTIFAILDSLPLISQNAEKSAKEIREAVRWGKAELTISLTAKLAHRINVHFPEFFSDIIGLANRFLPEGTADRETQVEGRSAHTALAPSVLTRVSEKAARLNNEGEIHH from the coding sequence TGATTTATACCAAATTTAAAGAAAGCCGCCGATACATTGATTTCGAAGGAAACGTCGTCGTGATCACCGGGGGTTCCCGCGGTTTAGGTCTTTTGCTGGCGAAGGAGTTTGCGCAAGACGGGGCTTCCATCGCCTTACTTGCCCGCGATTCCGAGGAACTCTTGCGCGCAAAAAATATTTTGCAATTTGAGTGTCCAGATACGTTAGTCCATACTTACGCCTGTGACTGCACAATCAATTCTCAAGTGGTCGATACCGTTTCGCATATTTTGCATGATTTCGGCAGCATTGATATTTTAATCAATAACGCTGGCGTCATCTCTTCAATGCCAATTGAAAATGCCACAGCGAAAGACTTTGAAGAATCCATCGATACACATTTCTGGGGGCCATTTCATATGGTTGAGGCGTGCCTACCCCATATGACCGCTGGATCGCGTATTGTGAACATTAGCTCCATTGGCGGGCTTATTCCGGTACCTCACCTTGCCGCCTATTGTACCGGTAAATTCGCCTTAACTGGCTATTCACAATCGCTACGCGCGGAACTTATGAAAGACGGTATTTATGTTACAACAGTTTGTCCGAATTTAATGAGAACCGGCTCTATCGATCATGCGAAATTCAAAGGTCAAGCAACAAAAGAATATACGATCTTTGCGATCTTGGACTCGTTACCACTTATTTCACAAAACGCTGAAAAGTCTGCTAAAGAAATTCGCGAAGCTGTGCGCTGGGGTAAAGCAGAACTGACTATTTCTCTTACCGCGAAACTTGCACACAGAATTAATGTGCACTTTCCAGAGTTCTTTTCAGACATCATTGGCCTAGCAAATCGCTTTTTGCCAGAAGGCACCGCAGATCGTGAAACACAAGTGGAAGGACGTAGTGCGCACACGGCACTTGCGCCATCAGTCCTAACACGTGTCTCGGAAAAAGCGGCACGACTTAACAATGAGGGCGAAATTCATCACTAA
- a CDS encoding PAS domain S-box protein — protein MKRYMFGPKKHFVKDVLAVVISVGVAFAIRAIFSEAFHEGLPFIFFLLAIMFCGWFGGFWPGFAATVASTLLSHYFFLSPVHSWKMANDEGQLIQLAIFFLAGVLISLGCERFRKEVRLKNISDLNSMRLLKRSESNEDLLNNIIDALPSLIASVSADGRYEMVNQSYADWYGRDRYDIVGKRWIDVIPADRYEQNRSYFEQAFAGVGASFDTQVLDTQGMRRVFHSTLIPMGKPLERVLFVSQEITDRIQALETVKKSEMEFRTIFELAGSGKFEFDTSDTHFLRVNRKFCEITGYSKEELLQMRFFDLAPEEEREARYQEYLEILNKPSSDNASEKTYIRKDGKTVWLAITSAFIRDPSGKSIRAIATTQDITYKKKFEFELMEANRRTEEANRAKSAFLANMSHEIRTPLGAMLGFAQLLSEAENLDPDQRKQVLTVLRNGEHLYRLVNELLDISKIEANKMEIERIEFDLEEVLRDVTSLFALKAQEKGLAFEVRSETPLPLRVVSDPTKMRQVVSNIIGNAIKFTERGDVIIRCGMVGDFLFVRVDDTGPGISTENQATLFQPFAQGDVATTRKHGGTGLGLYLSKKMAHALGGDVVLERCDEGKGCTFALSFRLEIPDRSRVFHIDAGTEAHVAKGQAKKTVYDRVDGARVLVVDDVEDNLQLAKLFLSASGAVVECALDARACFELLKQYQFDIVLLDIQMPKIDGYEAVKIIREQGYKVPVIALTAHTMLGERERCLEAGFDGYLGKPINRTALIQTVKAFSQRTSQSS, from the coding sequence ATGAAAAGATACATGTTTGGGCCCAAAAAGCATTTCGTTAAAGACGTCCTTGCGGTCGTTATTTCAGTCGGGGTGGCATTTGCTATTCGCGCGATATTTAGTGAAGCGTTCCATGAAGGTTTACCATTTATCTTCTTTCTTTTGGCGATCATGTTTTGCGGATGGTTTGGTGGGTTCTGGCCCGGATTCGCGGCGACCGTCGCCTCCACGCTTTTAAGTCATTATTTCTTTTTGTCGCCCGTTCATTCTTGGAAAATGGCCAATGATGAAGGTCAGTTGATACAGCTTGCAATTTTCTTTTTGGCAGGCGTTCTAATTTCATTGGGTTGCGAGAGATTTCGTAAAGAAGTCCGTCTTAAGAATATTTCCGATCTCAATTCGATGCGACTTTTGAAGCGATCTGAAAGCAATGAGGATTTATTAAATAATATTATCGATGCGTTGCCATCTCTTATCGCCAGTGTTTCCGCTGATGGAAGGTATGAGATGGTCAATCAAAGTTATGCCGATTGGTATGGGCGTGATCGCTACGATATCGTTGGCAAAAGATGGATAGATGTCATTCCGGCTGACCGATATGAACAAAACCGATCTTATTTCGAACAAGCCTTCGCTGGTGTAGGTGCAAGTTTTGATACTCAAGTTTTAGATACACAGGGCATGCGCAGAGTTTTTCACTCCACTCTTATTCCAATGGGGAAACCACTCGAGCGTGTGCTTTTTGTATCGCAGGAGATTACGGATCGTATTCAGGCCTTAGAGACGGTGAAAAAGAGCGAGATGGAATTTCGCACCATCTTTGAACTTGCGGGCTCTGGAAAATTCGAATTCGATACATCCGATACTCATTTTCTTCGAGTGAATCGTAAATTTTGCGAGATCACGGGATATTCGAAGGAAGAATTGCTACAAATGCGTTTTTTCGATCTTGCGCCGGAAGAAGAACGGGAGGCGCGCTATCAAGAATATTTGGAAATTTTGAACAAGCCATCTTCAGATAATGCGTCTGAGAAAACTTACATTCGTAAAGATGGCAAAACCGTGTGGCTTGCGATCACTTCGGCGTTCATTCGCGATCCATCTGGAAAATCAATTCGCGCCATTGCGACAACTCAAGACATCACTTATAAAAAGAAATTCGAATTTGAGTTGATGGAGGCCAATCGCCGAACGGAAGAAGCGAATCGCGCAAAATCCGCATTCTTGGCCAACATGAGCCATGAAATTAGAACGCCCTTGGGAGCGATGTTAGGCTTTGCCCAGCTTTTATCAGAGGCAGAAAATCTTGATCCCGATCAGCGTAAACAAGTTCTGACAGTTTTGCGCAATGGTGAGCACTTGTACCGTCTTGTGAATGAACTCCTAGATATTTCCAAAATTGAAGCCAATAAAATGGAAATTGAAAGAATCGAGTTTGATCTTGAAGAAGTTCTGCGTGATGTGACATCGTTATTCGCATTAAAGGCCCAAGAAAAAGGTCTTGCCTTCGAGGTGCGCAGCGAAACGCCTCTGCCGTTAAGAGTTGTGAGTGACCCGACCAAAATGCGTCAGGTCGTCTCCAATATCATCGGCAATGCAATTAAATTTACCGAACGTGGTGATGTTATAATTCGTTGTGGGATGGTTGGTGATTTTCTGTTTGTACGTGTTGATGATACCGGGCCAGGTATCTCGACAGAAAATCAAGCAACCTTATTTCAACCTTTTGCGCAAGGTGATGTGGCGACGACGCGTAAACATGGTGGCACGGGTTTAGGGTTATATCTTTCAAAGAAAATGGCTCACGCCTTAGGCGGTGATGTAGTGCTTGAACGCTGTGATGAAGGCAAAGGTTGTACGTTTGCCTTGTCATTTCGTTTGGAAATTCCGGATCGCTCAAGGGTCTTTCATATCGATGCCGGAACTGAAGCTCATGTGGCGAAAGGCCAGGCTAAAAAAACGGTTTATGACAGAGTTGACGGAGCAAGAGTGTTAGTTGTCGATGACGTTGAAGACAATTTGCAGTTAGCGAAATTGTTCTTGTCCGCGTCAGGAGCTGTGGTGGAATGTGCTTTAGATGCTCGCGCTTGTTTTGAACTACTGAAGCAATATCAGTTCGATATTGTGTTGCTGGATATTCAAATGCCGAAGATCGATGGTTATGAGGCGGTTAAAATTATTCGCGAGCAGGGTTATAAAGTGCCAGTCATCGCGTTAACCGCGCACACGATGCTTGGCGAACGAGAACGATGTTTAGAAGCGGGCTTTGATGGTTATTTAGGAAAACCTATCAATCGCACGGCCCTGATTCAGACTGTAAAAGCATTTTCGCAAAGGACTTCCCAATCTTCTTAG
- a CDS encoding PepSY-associated TM helix domain-containing protein: protein MFRIMRKYHRWVSIVIALPFLITLVTGITLATRGFNSWVQPEYAPVKSALSVSFEQILEAARSVPEAQIQSWKDVSQIDIRPAVGNIRLRAKNTQWEIQIDGVTGQVTGKGIRRASFLTALHEGAYFGPVVRYGLFLPSAVGVFFLLVSGIIIFVQPYLARRKKA from the coding sequence ATGTTTCGAATCATGCGCAAATATCACCGTTGGGTCTCAATCGTTATTGCTTTACCGTTTCTGATCACCTTGGTGACTGGCATTACGCTCGCCACACGTGGTTTCAATAGCTGGGTTCAACCAGAATATGCTCCAGTTAAATCGGCTCTTTCCGTCAGCTTCGAACAAATTCTTGAAGCCGCTCGTTCTGTACCGGAAGCCCAAATTCAATCCTGGAAAGATGTTTCGCAAATCGATATTAGACCCGCCGTTGGTAACATCCGCTTGCGCGCTAAGAACACTCAATGGGAAATTCAAATCGACGGAGTGACAGGCCAAGTCACTGGTAAAGGTATTCGCCGCGCTTCATTCCTAACAGCCCTTCATGAAGGCGCTTATTTCGGCCCCGTGGTTCGTTATGGCTTGTTCTTGCCCAGCGCTGTGGGCGTATTCTTCCTATTAGTTTCAGGTATTATTATTTTTGTTCAACCTTATCTCGCACGAAGAAAAAAGGCTTAA